The stretch of DNA ATTAACAAAATCACCTTCATAAACCTGATAAACCTTATCAATTTTTTCATTTTTGGGCAATAAATTTAGAGCTTGAGGGTACAGAGGCTCATACTCAGAACCAAGCAAATCTTCTTTTTTTAGGGTAGCAATTTTTTTATAGTTAATATTCTCTAAAACCGGCAACCTCTCTTCAGCTAAAATCAAATTTTTATCCCCCACCTTGATTTTTACATAACGAAAATCACCTATAGCCAAAGCTAAGTTAGCTGATAAGGTCCAAGGTGTAGTTGTCCAGACCAAAAAATAAGTATTGGCTTCACCTTTGAGTTTGAAAAGAACATATATTGATTTATCCCTTACATCACGATACCCTTCGCTTACTTCAAAATTAGACAACGGTGTGCCGCAACGTGGGCAATACCCAGTAACTTTAAAATGCTTGTAAAGAAGACCCAGTTTATCAACCTCTTTCAAAACCCACCAAACCGTCTCAATATAAGAATTATCCATTGTGTAATAAGCGTTCTTGTAATCTGCCCAACGACCCAAGCGAGTCAAAACCTTAACAAAATCATCAATATGACGTGTAACCGCTTGCCGACAAGCCTGATTAAATTTTCGAATACCTAATTTTTCAATCTCTTTTTTGGAACGAATACCAAGCTCTTTTTCTATTAAGGTCTCTACCGGCAAACCATGGCAGTCCCACCCCACTCTTCTTTCTACTTTATACCCACGCTGGCTAAAAAATCGACAAACAGTATCTTTTATAGACGAAGCTAAAATATGGCCGTAATGAGGTTTACCAGTAGCAAAAGGGGGGCCGTCATAAAAACTAAAGTTTTTCTTCTTGCCCTTAAGCGTCTTTTGATAAATCTTGTTTTTTTGCCAAAAAGAGAGTATCTCTTCTTCTTTTTGGCTAAAATTAAAACCGCTCATTGTTCTTTTTTAGTTTGGATTTTATCTAAAATTTGGTTAACTAATTTATCAGCACGACTATTCTTTTTGCGGGGGATATAAACAAACTCAACTTCCATTCTAGTTTCCCAAATCAAACGCTTAATTGCAATAAAAAACTTCTGCATCCGTTCATTTTTAACTTTAAAATTTCCGCCTAGCTGTTTGGCTACCAACAAGGAATCAAGAAAAAAAATTGCTTTTTTAACCTTAAGTTTTTTGAGATGCTTTAAAGCCAAAATCACTGCCCGATATTCAGCCTCATTATTTGTCCCCTTGCCCCAAAACTTGCCTCCTTTTGCTATCAATTTACGCTTAGGAGATAGAACAAGATAAGCTGAAGCTGAGGGACCGGGGTTGCCCCTAGAAGCACCATCGCAATAAACAAAAAAATTTTCTTTCATCTGTTTTATCTTATCAGAAGCAAGTTTTCTTATCAAAACTCTGCCTGATAAATAGAATAATCCAAAACATCAGAAATACTCTTTAGGCGGTTGGGAAATTTAACAAATAAAGTGCGGCAATCAGTTGCAGAACATCCGTTACTAATAATTAATGTTTCCGGAACGCCTAATTTATCACCAGAGCCAAAATTAAAATAAAGTTGACCAGCGCTGTTAAAAACCTTAATTTTTAATAAGCGGAAACGAGAAAAATTACGCACCATAAAACTGCATTTCTCTACTCCGTTTTCGTAAGCGCACCTTGTCCTACTTAATCGCAGTTGATTTTCTCCGCTGCCAAAAAGAGAGCCCAAAGACTCCAATCGGGATGAGCCACCAACGAAATGATAGCGCACCAACCCCTCAATCATCTCTTGATTATTAGGATCTTCAGCCCTGAACCAAACCAAAGCTTTTTCTTTTTCTGCTGGGTTGCTGCCCAAAGGCACAAAACTGACATTTAGACGACCTTCATAGCGAGAAACATCAAAAAGAAGCGAGTCATCCTTTTTAAGGTCAAAAATTTGCGGGGAAACAGCAGTATAGCTACTTATGGCAAGAGTGTTATTAAAATTACTATCGTAGTAATGAACTCGTGGGTAATGAGTTGCCTTTTGGTAATAACTACGAGCACTACTAAAATCTAAATATTCGGAAGTTGTAGAACTCAAAAAACCTTTTATTGCTGTCCTTGGCCAATTTAGAAAAAGAAGCGAATCAGAATTGTAAGGTGTATAGTTATCAATTTTGTATAAAGCTGTCTCAATTCCTCCCCAAGCCATCCAGTACTTTAACTCATCTTGGTAAGACTGACGCCTAGATAGCACAGAAAAAACCACTAAATTAAAACTCAATTGCATTATTGCGACCAAAGCTCCTATAAGCATCACTGAGTAAAGCAAAGCTGAGCCGCGATTTGTCCTTTTCATAAATAAGGATTAGCTTTAACTAAAGGCACAAAAACTTGCTTAAGCTCTCGCCAATAGGTTTTCTTGCCCCATTGCTCTACTAAAGTAACCTCCATTTTAACCCATAAATCAAAAGGTCTTATCTCTGTTTGGGGATCAAAAATACTTTTAGCTACCTTCTTTTGGGACGGCTTAGCTGTTATTTGGAAAAAATGTCTTTTGTTCTTGTCAAAATTACCTAATTCAGACCACCCTACACCCTCTTCGCGCCAAATAGTTCTGCCGCCCTCCTCTTCTTCAACCCAGTTTTTAACCTTTATTTTGCCTGTTTCCCCGCTATCATCTAACCAAAAAACATATATTTTACCCGATCGTTCATCTTTAATATACAAATAACGGCCACGCGCAGAATGGTTTAAAACCCCTCTAATTTTTCTCAAAACTGCATTGTTGTGTTGAGTATTGCCTGGATCCAAAAAGTCTTTAGAAGCAAAGAAAAGATTAGCTTTTTTATCCAAAAGAGTTGGCCAAAAGTCAGAACCGTCCAGCAAATCTCCATTAGCTTCCCTTACTGCTGACCTGATTGTTTCTGTAATATTTTTAGCGTTTTGCCCCAAAACTACTGTCATTTCCAATTCTTTCCTGCTTCTTAGTGCTCCTGTCAATATGCCGTACACCACAACTAAAAGAGAAGTAAAAATAAAACTAGCCAACAAAAGCTCAATTAAAGTAAAACCTTTTTGGTTCTTTGCCATCATTTTTAAAGATAATTGCCAAGTAGGGTGTAGAATTTCTTTATTTTTTCTCTGCCAAACCTATCTTGCCATTTAACCTCAAATTTTACCTTAACCAAACCCTCTTCTTTTTGGGTAGAATCTCTATCTTTATAAACAGGCTCTAAGCAAAGGCGATAATTAAGACGCACTGAACCACTATCGTTAACTATTTTATTCACCTCCTGCCAAGAATGAGCGCCCAAAAGAGTATTTATCTTCCAAGTATTGTCGTCCAAAGAAAGATAAAAACAAGAAGCATCTCTCAAAGGCAAGATACTGCTTTCCCAATTAGTTGTTTTGTCTTTGTCAAAAGCTATTTGGTTCCTATAAGCAACTAAAGCTGAAAACTGCTCTTCAGCTAATAAATTAATATAGCTTTCAGCGTTATGCCTTAAAATCTCATTTAAATTGTTAATATTCATATAAACCACAATTAAAACTATTCCTCCTAAAATTCCTAAAGAAACCAAAACCTCCATCAAAGTAAAACCTGCATTTTTAAAATTTTTAAACCTCTTTAAGCTCAAAGCCATAAATTATCTTCTTTTTATCAACAACCATACACTTTTTCTCTTTTTGGCGCTTAAAACAAATCTCGACTAAAAAATCACCATTTTCTTTTTTTAATGTAGGAATAGCATTGATTTTTTCAAGATTTAAACCACCTAAACCCTGATTAAGTATTTCAATTTCTATTTTCTCTAAATCACGACCGCCGTTCTTATCTTTCCCCTCAATAACAATATCATTCTCTTGGTAGTTAATAAATGCCAAACATGTTCTCAAAGAAACACCAGGTCCTGTTTTACACTCTGTTGCAAATTCCTGGTTTTCAAAATCAAAAGTAATAAATACATCTTGACATCTTCCTTGACGCAATGATTCTTGGGCAAAAATAAGAGCTTTCTTAGTTCTAATTATTACTGAATCCAGCAGCTCTTTTTGAGACATAGAGGAAAAATTATACAAAACTCCTCCGCTAAGAATAGCAATAACACCTAAAACTAAAATTATTTCCACCAAGCTAAAACCCCTATTCTTAGCAAAAGCCATTACTTTTTATTTTATCACAAAAAATTAAGCAAAAAACCCCTCGCTTGGGGAAAGAAATAAAGAACAAAAAAAGAAAAAATTAAAAACGGAGCAAAAGGAACCAAGCTTTGACGTTCCTTAACCTTTAACAAAAGCAAAAAAACAGCCACTATCCCCCCAAAAACAAAAGCTAACCAAATAAAAATCAAACTCAACCTCCATCCCCAAAAAAGACCCAAAACCCCTCCTAATTTAGCATCACCAAGACCAAACCATTTGCCTTGAGAAAATAAATAAAGCGACCAAAAAAGAATAAAAACTAAAACCCCTCCCAACAAACTTTGCCATATTGAGATATTAGCTAAGGGCGGAATTTTAAAAATATATTTTACTAGCCACAAGCCAAAAATAATTAGAATAAATCCATCAGGAATAACCATTTTTCTAAGATCATAAAAAGCAACAACTAAAAGAAAAGAAGTAAAAAAACAGGCAAAAATAAATGCTTTGCTAAAGCCAAACTGCCAAAAAGATAAAACAAAAACTAAACCACTAAACAATTCGATCAATAATACTCTCCAGCCTATAGGTTGCTGGCAATATCGGCACTTCCCTCTTAAAAGCAAAAAACTAATTAAAGGTATTAAATCTTGAGCATAAAGACGGTGGCGGCAATGAGAACAAAAAGAATAACCTCTCAAATTAAGACGCAAACCTTTATGAGAAACAAACTGCAATCTGCTGACTATTACCTCTAAAAAGCTCCCCCAAATTATCCCACCAACAAAAGCACTTAATAAATTCCAATACAAGATATAATTTAACTCTTTAACCTACATTTCTTGGCAACTCCCTCCTGTAGAACAAATAAAACGTTTGCCTCTTTTGCTTTCGTAATATGTCTGCACAGTATAATCAGTAATAGAAGCATTATGATAAGAACTCCCCTGCCGCCACGCATAAGCCCCTATGTCAGTACCCCTGACATTACACGGCCCTATTTTTCCTGTAGCTGGATCACTACTTAAATAGGGGGAAAGATCTGCCCAAGAAGTAGCATATTTGCCGTTATCATTGTAATAAGACTCTTGCGCTTCTGAAATAGATCTCACAATTGCTTTTCTTTGCGTATCTCTTGCTTGCGACCTTACTCTTGAGGTGGCCACTAATACCAAACCAGCCAAAATTCCCAAAATAGCGATTACTGCCAAAAGCTCAATAAGGGTAAAGCCTCTGCTTTGTTTAAGGGCGGTTTTAATCATAACTAATAAATTAGTTTTTAACTATATTAATTTTATTCTATCCCACCTTATCTTCCAAGTTATCCACAAGTTAACTTATTGGCAATTGAACTAAGCCATAAATAGGCCCAAATACTGACCAAACCATTATTGCCACCCCTACAGCCAAAACTACAATTATAATTGGTTCCACCAAAGACACGACTTTTTTGACATAAGAATCTGTTTTTTCCTGATAATACTGGGCCAAACGCAGAAACATCTTTTCTAAACTCCCTGTTTGTTCCCCAACACTAATAAGCTGGGATTCTAAAGTAGGAAAAACGCTTTCCTGTGCCAAAGAAGAACTAAAAGGCAAGCCTCTTTCTACTTTAGCCTTAATTCTATCTAAAGACTCTTTAATAATTAAAAAAGACATTGAGTTTTTAACTAAGTCAATCGCCTCTAAAATAGGGGTGGCAGATTTAAAAAGAAGATAGAAAAGACGATTAAGTCTAGCCATTTGGCTCCGCAGCAGCACGTCTTTAACTACAGGCAAAGAAAAAAGCAGTCTTTCTGTCCACATCTTTACTTTTTTACTGGAATTAATACACCAGTAAAAAAAGATGCCAATAACAATTAAACCTAAAAGCAATGCCCACCAATAATGGGCTAAAAACATACCTACTCCAACTACCAATTTTGTTTGCCAAGGAAGATCAACATTAGCTTCTTCAAAGAGTACTTTAATTCTAGGCACAAAATCAGTAATCACTAAAAAACCAACAACTAACATTGCTGCTACTACAAATATAGGGTAAAGAAGAGCTGACCAAAGTGAGCTGGAAAAATGTGCTTCATCCTCTAGGATTTTAGCTAAAGTCTCAAAAACCTCGGGCAGATTTCCTGAAGCCTCTCCTGAACGCACCACCGCAATAATTACTGGTTCAAAAACATCACTATAGCTTTCCATAGCTTTACTCAAACTATTGCCAGCCCTTACCTGTTCGCCAACATTTCCGACTATTTCTTGAAAATACTTGTTTTGTGTCTCTGTTTCAATAATTGCTAAAGCTTTATCAATAGGAAAACCAGCCTTAAGCATGGTAGCTAACTGACGCATAAAAACAGCTTTTGCTCCAACACTCACCTTTTTAAAAAAAGTAAAACTTCCCTCCTGTTTCTCTTTTATCCACAAAACCAAAAGACTTTGTTGTTCTAAATGCTTTTTGGCTGAAAGCGCATCTTGGGCTTCAATAACACCAGTTTGAATTGTTCCTTTTTTATCCTGAGCGCTGTAAAAAAAATTTTTCATAGTTTAGTAAAGTTCTTGTTTAAAAACTTGGGGGTTTTCAGCCCAAACCAAAGCATCCTCAATCTTTACTTCACCCCTTTTGACCAACTCTATTAGGGTTTTATCCAAACTAATCATACCCTCAGCAAAAGAAGTTTGAATAATATTGGGAATCTGATGTGATTTACCTTCCCTAATGGCATTTCTTACAGCTACATTGGCAATCAAAACCTCACAAGCAACAATCCTACCCCCTTTAGTACGAGGCAAAAGGCGTTGAGAGATAACACCTAAAAGAGTGTTAGCTAGCTGCTGTCTAATTTGCCGCTGTTGATGTTCAGGAAAGATATCTACG from bacterium encodes:
- a CDS encoding ribonuclease HI family protein gives rise to the protein MKENFFVYCDGASRGNPGPSASAYLVLSPKRKLIAKGGKFWGKGTNNEAEYRAVILALKHLKKLKVKKAIFFLDSLLVAKQLGGNFKVKNERMQKFFIAIKRLIWETRMEVEFVYIPRKKNSRADKLVNQILDKIQTKKEQ
- a CDS encoding type II secretion system protein, producing the protein MAKNQKGFTLIELLLASFIFTSLLVVVYGILTGALRSRKELEMTVVLGQNAKNITETIRSAVREANGDLLDGSDFWPTLLDKKANLFFASKDFLDPGNTQHNNAVLRKIRGVLNHSARGRYLYIKDERSGKIYVFWLDDSGETGKIKVKNWVEEEEGGRTIWREEGVGWSELGNFDKNKRHFFQITAKPSQKKVAKSIFDPQTEIRPFDLWVKMEVTLVEQWGKKTYWRELKQVFVPLVKANPYL
- a CDS encoding prepilin-type N-terminal cleavage/methylation domain-containing protein, whose amino-acid sequence is MALSLKRFKNFKNAGFTLMEVLVSLGILGGIVLIVVYMNINNLNEILRHNAESYINLLAEEQFSALVAYRNQIAFDKDKTTNWESSILPLRDASCFYLSLDDNTWKINTLLGAHSWQEVNKIVNDSGSVRLNYRLCLEPVYKDRDSTQKEEGLVKVKFEVKWQDRFGREKIKKFYTLLGNYL
- a CDS encoding type II secretion system protein; translation: MAFAKNRGFSLVEIILVLGVIAILSGGVLYNFSSMSQKELLDSVIIRTKKALIFAQESLRQGRCQDVFITFDFENQEFATECKTGPGVSLRTCLAFINYQENDIVIEGKDKNGGRDLEKIEIEILNQGLGGLNLEKINAIPTLKKENGDFLVEICFKRQKEKKCMVVDKKKIIYGFELKEV
- a CDS encoding prepilin peptidase — encoded protein: MYWNLLSAFVGGIIWGSFLEVIVSRLQFVSHKGLRLNLRGYSFCSHCRHRLYAQDLIPLISFLLLRGKCRYCQQPIGWRVLLIELFSGLVFVLSFWQFGFSKAFIFACFFTSFLLVVAFYDLRKMVIPDGFILIIFGLWLVKYIFKIPPLANISIWQSLLGGVLVFILFWSLYLFSQGKWFGLGDAKLGGVLGLFWGWRLSLIFIWLAFVFGGIVAVFLLLLKVKERQSLVPFAPFLIFSFFVLYFFPQARGFLLNFL
- a CDS encoding type II secretion system protein: MIKTALKQSRGFTLIELLAVIAILGILAGLVLVATSRVRSQARDTQRKAIVRSISEAQESYYNDNGKYATSWADLSPYLSSDPATGKIGPCNVRGTDIGAYAWRQGSSYHNASITDYTVQTYYESKRGKRFICSTGGSCQEM
- a CDS encoding type II secretion system F family protein, producing MKNFFYSAQDKKGTIQTGVIEAQDALSAKKHLEQQSLLVLWIKEKQEGSFTFFKKVSVGAKAVFMRQLATMLKAGFPIDKALAIIETETQNKYFQEIVGNVGEQVRAGNSLSKAMESYSDVFEPVIIAVVRSGEASGNLPEVFETLAKILEDEAHFSSSLWSALLYPIFVVAAMLVVGFLVITDFVPRIKVLFEEANVDLPWQTKLVVGVGMFLAHYWWALLLGLIVIGIFFYWCINSSKKVKMWTERLLFSLPVVKDVLLRSQMARLNRLFYLLFKSATPILEAIDLVKNSMSFLIIKESLDRIKAKVERGLPFSSSLAQESVFPTLESQLISVGEQTGSLEKMFLRLAQYYQEKTDSYVKKVVSLVEPIIIVVLAVGVAIMVWSVFGPIYGLVQLPIS